A stretch of DNA from Natrinema halophilum:
GTCTCGAAGGTGATAGTGAATGACGAAACACCAGAAACGACTATCGGTACCGAAGTCCTGGCCGGTCGAGCGAAAGACCGAGACCTTTACGGTCAAGGCCGATGCCGGCCCGCACGGCGAAGACGGGGTTCCGCTCGTCGTCCTCCTGCGGGACGTCCTCGGCTACGTGGACTCACGGAAGGAAGCGCGATACGCCCTGTCGGAGGATGCGATCCTCGTCAACGGGGACGCCATCAACGACGAACAGCGCCCGATCGGCATGTTCGACATCGTCGCGTTCCCGGACCGCGAGGAGTACTACCGCGTCTTCCCCGACGAAGGCGGTCGGCTCGCGCTGACCGAGATAGACGAGGATTCGGCCCAGAGCCGCCTCGGCAAGATCGAGGGGAAACAGCAGGTTTCGGGTGGCGACACCCAGCTGACGCTGCACGACGGGACGACCGTCATTACCGACGACGATTACAACACGAAGGACTCGATCGTCATCGACAACGACGACAAGTCGGTCGTCGCCCACTTCCCCTACGAAGAGGGCGCGCTCGTGACGGCCGTTCGCGGCAATCACGGCGGCAAGATCGGCGAGATCGACGCGATCGACGTGACGCCCGGAAGCGGATCCAACACCGTCGGCGTCTCGATGGAGGACGGCGGCTTCGAGACCATCGAAGAGTACGTCGTCGTCATCGACGAGAACTTCACGGGTGATGACGAATGAGCGAAGCTGAAGCCGGCGAGTTCCACGAAATGCGCGAACCGCGCGTCGAGAAAGTCGTCGTCCACATGGGCGTCGGCCAGGGTGGTCGCGAACTCGGCAAGGCCGAGGACATCATCCAGGAGGTCACCGGGCAGGATAGCGTTCGGACCCAGGCCAAACGGACCGAACCCGACTTCGGCATCCGCCAGGGCGATCCGATCGGCACGAAGGTCACCCTTCGCGGCGACGACGCCCACCAGTTCCTCGAGACAGCGCTGCCGCTTTCGGACGTTTCGTCGGCGCAGTTCGACGACACGGGGAACTTCAGCTTCGGTGTCGAGGAACACACCGACTTCCCCAGCCAGGAGTACGACCCGAACGTCGGGATCTACGGATTGGACGTCACTGTCAACCTAGTGCGTCCCGGCTACCGCATCGCCAAGCGCGACAAGGCCACCCGATCGATCCCGTCGAACCACAGACTGACCCCCGAGGACGCAATCGCGTTCCTCGAGGCGAACTTCGACGTCAGCGTGGAGGGCGCAGACGATGAGTGAGAGCGAAACAGAACCAGATAACGACCGCACGGGCGAGCACGCGGCGAAGCGAACGGGACAGATCGAGTCCTGCCAGCGCTGCGGCCGCGAGCAGGGGCTCGTTGGAAAATACGACATCAACCTCTGCCGGCAGTGCTTCCGCGAGATTGCCCGCGACATGGGATTCAAGAAGTATCGATAACATGACCGGAAACGATCCACTCAGCAACGCGCTCTCGGGACTCGACAACGCCGAGAGCGTGGGTCATCTTACCCACGAGGTAACGCCCGCCTCGAACGAAATCGGCAGCGTACTCGAGGTCTTCTACGACCGCGGGTACATCGACGGCTTCGAGTACGTCGACGACGGGAAAGCCGGTCAGTTCGAGGTCGAATTGAAAGGAGCGATCAACGAGTGCGGCCCCATCAAGCCCCGCTACGCCGTCGGTTCTGAGGACTTCGAGAAGTGGGAGAAACGGTATCTCCCCGCTCGAGACTTCGGTGCCCTCGTCGTCACGACGAGCAGTGGCATTATGAGCCACTACGAGGCGCGCGAACAGGGTATTGGGGGCCAGGTGATCGCGTACGTCTACTAACAATGCGAGTCGAACTGGAAATTCCCGAAAACGTATCCGTCGAGGTCGATCGGTTCGACGTGACCGTCGAGGGCCCGGAAGGTAGCGTCTCACGCCGCCTCTGGTACCCCGACGTGACCGTCGAAGCCGACGACGAGCAGGTGGTCATCGAAAGCGGTTCCGAGGACGCGAAG
This window harbors:
- a CDS encoding 30S ribosomal protein S4e, whose amino-acid sequence is MTKHQKRLSVPKSWPVERKTETFTVKADAGPHGEDGVPLVVLLRDVLGYVDSRKEARYALSEDAILVNGDAINDEQRPIGMFDIVAFPDREEYYRVFPDEGGRLALTEIDEDSAQSRLGKIEGKQQVSGGDTQLTLHDGTTVITDDDYNTKDSIVIDNDDKSVVAHFPYEEGALVTAVRGNHGGKIGEIDAIDVTPGSGSNTVGVSMEDGGFETIEEYVVVIDENFTGDDE
- a CDS encoding 50S ribosomal protein L5; the encoded protein is MSEAEAGEFHEMREPRVEKVVVHMGVGQGGRELGKAEDIIQEVTGQDSVRTQAKRTEPDFGIRQGDPIGTKVTLRGDDAHQFLETALPLSDVSSAQFDDTGNFSFGVEEHTDFPSQEYDPNVGIYGLDVTVNLVRPGYRIAKRDKATRSIPSNHRLTPEDAIAFLEANFDVSVEGADDE
- a CDS encoding 30S ribosomal protein S14, producing the protein MSESETEPDNDRTGEHAAKRTGQIESCQRCGREQGLVGKYDINLCRQCFREIARDMGFKKYR
- a CDS encoding 30S ribosomal protein S8; protein product: MTGNDPLSNALSGLDNAESVGHLTHEVTPASNEIGSVLEVFYDRGYIDGFEYVDDGKAGQFEVELKGAINECGPIKPRYAVGSEDFEKWEKRYLPARDFGALVVTTSSGIMSHYEAREQGIGGQVIAYVY